From the genome of Streptomyces sp. NBC_01317, one region includes:
- a CDS encoding DUF5324 family protein: protein MTRMDSVRAATGSAKESVQHAAEAVAPYAGTAKEQAALYAHEARVRLAPTVSKAAQQARIQYGAYVAPHVPPKFDDAAHQAAARTRKAARQAADFTVPRVEQAVATAQPVAQEAAARSAAALAALRGQITAKEVRQLVKKHQRRARAGRLAKGLLVLGAVTGGAFAAWKWWDKQANPDWLVEPPAATELSDRAPLTSVDGSREAVDPLDPEVQAKQAEAEAAEREKREDRDDRG, encoded by the coding sequence GTGACCCGCATGGACAGCGTGCGCGCCGCTACCGGTTCGGCGAAGGAGAGCGTGCAGCACGCCGCGGAAGCGGTGGCGCCATACGCCGGTACGGCCAAGGAACAGGCCGCGTTGTACGCGCACGAGGCGCGTGTACGACTGGCCCCGACCGTGTCGAAGGCCGCTCAGCAAGCTCGTATCCAGTACGGCGCGTATGTGGCGCCCCATGTGCCCCCGAAGTTCGATGACGCCGCTCACCAGGCCGCGGCGCGTACCAGGAAGGCCGCCCGTCAGGCGGCCGACTTCACGGTGCCGCGGGTCGAGCAGGCGGTGGCCACCGCACAGCCCGTGGCCCAGGAGGCCGCGGCGCGTTCGGCGGCCGCGCTGGCCGCTCTGCGCGGACAGATCACCGCGAAGGAAGTACGACAGCTGGTGAAGAAGCACCAGCGGCGGGCCAGGGCCGGACGTCTCGCCAAGGGCCTGTTGGTCCTCGGCGCGGTGACCGGTGGGGCTTTCGCCGCCTGGAAGTGGTGGGACAAGCAGGCCAACCCGGACTGGCTGGTGGAACCGCCGGCCGCCACGGAGCTGTCCGACCGCGCACCGCTGACGTCCGTGGACGGCAGCCGGGAGGCGGTGGATCCGCTCGATCCTGAGGTCCAGGCCAAGCAGGCCGAGGCGGAGGCCGCCGAGCGGGAGAAGCGTGAGGACCGGGACGACCGGGGCTGA
- a CDS encoding DUF6344 domain-containing protein — protein sequence MAAIKVKKLWAVFITAFFAVLASLGLTSPATAAGSAVSAQPAEQPAPAPAVAVEPHRLAERVPTRAVLPVAVPRGRALPPTIKQRITAEAHGSSPSVRHLPAVLPTETGADDRTQEADRTEEADRTQEADRGRENAYAADAALVAA from the coding sequence ATGGCCGCCATCAAGGTCAAGAAGTTGTGGGCCGTCTTCATCACCGCGTTCTTCGCGGTGCTCGCCTCCCTGGGACTCACGTCCCCCGCGACGGCCGCCGGCAGCGCCGTGTCGGCGCAGCCGGCCGAGCAGCCCGCGCCCGCTCCCGCCGTCGCCGTCGAACCGCACCGGCTCGCCGAACGCGTACCCACGAGGGCGGTGTTGCCGGTCGCGGTGCCACGGGGCCGGGCTCTGCCGCCCACGATCAAGCAGCGCATCACCGCCGAGGCGCACGGGTCGTCACCGTCGGTCCGTCACCTGCCCGCCGTCCTGCCGACGGAGACCGGGGCGGACGACCGTACCCAAGAGGCGGACCGTACCGAAGAGGCGGACCGTACCCAAGAGGCGGACCGTGGCCGGGAGAACGCCTACGCCGCCGACGCGGCTCTCGTCGCAGCGTGA
- a CDS encoding class I SAM-dependent methyltransferase, with translation MNPFDQAALVYEEFSAGPFRQHLEFPSVLGLLGDISQLRVLDMGCGSGVYSRTLARAGAGHVLGIDASRGMIEHARDRESKDRLGINYLTGSLPPALAGTFDLVLGVYVLPYATTYDELTALCRSAADALRPAGRFVTLPVHPEVAYDADHYFKRRYGLEPRTLRAYVADVADL, from the coding sequence ATGAACCCATTCGACCAAGCAGCCCTCGTCTACGAGGAGTTCTCGGCAGGACCGTTCCGGCAGCACCTCGAATTCCCCAGTGTCCTCGGCCTGTTGGGGGACATCTCGCAGCTCCGCGTCCTCGACATGGGCTGCGGAAGCGGTGTCTACAGCCGCACGCTGGCCCGGGCCGGGGCCGGGCACGTCCTCGGGATCGACGCGTCCCGGGGCATGATCGAGCACGCCCGTGACCGGGAGTCGAAGGACCGGCTCGGCATCAACTACCTCACCGGGTCGCTCCCGCCCGCCCTCGCGGGCACCTTCGACCTCGTTCTCGGTGTGTACGTGCTCCCGTACGCCACGACCTACGACGAGCTGACGGCCCTGTGCCGGTCCGCCGCCGACGCCCTGCGGCCGGCCGGCCGGTTCGTCACGCTGCCCGTCCACCCCGAAGTGGCGTACGACGCGGACCATTACTTCAAACGGAGGTACGGGCTGGAACCCCGCACCCTGCGGGCGTACGTCGCGGACGTGGCCGACCTTTAG
- a CDS encoding HAD family hydrolase — MIRAVVFDIGETLVRDDRYWGSWADWLGASRHTVSAVVGAVVAQGRDNADALRLIRPGIDVASEYAAREAAGYGEVLDETDLYPDVRPALAGLRRAGVRVVIAGNQTTRVGELLRGLDLPADLIATSGDWGCAKPDQDFFTRVLAASGTIADQTLYVGDHPANDVFPAAAAGLRVAHLRRGPWGRLWADDPDVVAAADWRVNGLEELIDVVTG; from the coding sequence ATGATCCGCGCAGTGGTCTTCGACATCGGCGAGACGCTCGTCCGCGACGATCGGTACTGGGGATCGTGGGCGGACTGGCTGGGCGCGTCCAGACACACGGTCTCGGCCGTCGTCGGCGCCGTCGTCGCCCAGGGCCGGGACAACGCCGACGCGCTACGCCTCATTCGGCCAGGTATCGACGTGGCGAGCGAGTACGCAGCCCGCGAGGCCGCCGGGTACGGCGAGGTCCTCGACGAGACAGACCTGTACCCGGACGTTCGTCCGGCCCTCGCCGGTCTCCGCCGGGCAGGGGTACGCGTCGTGATCGCCGGTAACCAGACGACCCGGGTCGGCGAGCTGCTGCGTGGCCTCGATCTGCCGGCTGACCTGATCGCTACGTCGGGCGACTGGGGATGCGCCAAGCCCGATCAGGATTTCTTCACCCGCGTGCTCGCGGCCTCCGGCACAATCGCCGACCAGACGCTTTACGTCGGCGATCACCCGGCGAACGATGTCTTCCCCGCCGCGGCAGCGGGACTCCGCGTAGCCCACCTCCGCCGTGGTCCCTGGGGCCGGCTCTGGGCCGACGACCCGGACGTGGTGGCGGCCGCCGACTGGCGGGTGAACGGGCTGGAGGAACTGATCGACGTCGTCACCGGCTGA
- a CDS encoding VOC family protein: protein MDMRLEVVVLPVSDVDRAKEFYEKRMGFRLDADVEAGEGYRVVQLTPPGSGCSVIFGAGLTTAEPGSAQGLQLVVSDIGAARDELAGRGVKVSEVFHDATGVFHHAGDAGRVAGPAPERASYGSFVSFSDPEGNEWFVQEVTTRLPGR, encoded by the coding sequence ATGGACATGCGACTTGAAGTGGTGGTGCTGCCGGTTTCCGACGTCGACCGGGCCAAGGAATTCTACGAGAAGCGCATGGGGTTCCGGCTCGACGCCGACGTGGAGGCCGGTGAGGGGTACCGGGTGGTGCAGCTGACGCCTCCCGGCTCGGGATGTTCGGTCATCTTCGGCGCCGGTCTCACGACGGCGGAGCCCGGCTCGGCCCAAGGCCTGCAACTGGTCGTCTCCGACATCGGGGCGGCCAGGGACGAGCTGGCGGGCCGCGGGGTGAAGGTGAGCGAGGTGTTCCACGACGCCACCGGCGTCTTCCACCACGCCGGCGACGCGGGCCGCGTGGCCGGACCCGCGCCGGAGCGGGCCAGCTACGGGTCCTTCGTGTCGTTCAGCGACCCGGAGGGCAACGAATGGTTCGTACAGGAAGTGACCACCCGGCTTCCGGGGCGATGA
- a CDS encoding alpha/beta fold hydrolase — protein sequence MQPTLVANGDNDRVVPTENSYRLARLIPNAKLSIYPDAGHGFLSQYPAEFGAEVNAFLGR from the coding sequence GTGCAGCCGACGCTCGTCGCCAACGGCGACAACGACCGGGTCGTCCCGACGGAGAACAGCTATCGGCTGGCCCGGCTCATTCCCAACGCCAAGCTGAGCATCTACCCGGACGCGGGGCACGGATTCCTCTCCCAGTACCCGGCGGAATTCGGCGCGGAGGTCAACGCCTTTCTGGGCCGCTGA
- a CDS encoding GlxA family transcriptional regulator: MDLAPHRVAAVVVPPVLGFDVSIPLMVFNSVPFYDVRVCTARPGPMPTVGGPDIVVPDGLDAVEGADTVIAVGSGGEEAPREALDALRKAAAGGARIASLCTGAFVLAQAGLLDGLRATTHWGLAGDLATRFPSVDVQPDLLFVEDGGVFTSAGAAAAIDLCLHLVAVDYGAAVANSAARLAVVPPVRPGGQSQFIETPLPPERGSWLAPTRAWALEHLDRPLTLADLAGHARTSVRTLSRRFHAETGLSPLQWLLHRRVDRARELLETTGLPMDQVARESGLGSADSLRKHMVGRFGLTPTAYRASFNRAAAGS; encoded by the coding sequence ATGGATCTGGCCCCGCACCGCGTCGCCGCGGTGGTCGTGCCTCCCGTGCTCGGCTTCGACGTCTCGATCCCGCTCATGGTGTTCAACAGCGTCCCGTTCTACGACGTGCGCGTCTGTACGGCCCGGCCGGGACCGATGCCCACCGTCGGCGGCCCCGACATCGTGGTGCCGGACGGCCTGGACGCCGTCGAGGGCGCCGACACGGTCATCGCCGTCGGCAGCGGCGGCGAGGAGGCTCCTAGGGAAGCCCTCGACGCCCTGCGGAAAGCCGCGGCCGGCGGCGCGCGGATCGCCTCCCTGTGTACGGGGGCTTTCGTACTGGCCCAGGCCGGCCTGCTCGACGGGCTGCGCGCCACGACCCACTGGGGGCTGGCGGGCGACCTCGCCACCCGTTTCCCGTCCGTCGACGTGCAGCCCGACCTGCTCTTCGTCGAGGACGGCGGGGTGTTCACCTCGGCGGGCGCGGCCGCCGCCATCGACCTGTGCCTGCACCTGGTCGCCGTCGACTACGGCGCGGCGGTCGCCAACAGTGCCGCGCGGCTCGCGGTCGTCCCTCCCGTACGGCCGGGCGGGCAGTCCCAGTTCATCGAGACACCGCTGCCGCCGGAGCGCGGCTCCTGGCTCGCCCCGACGCGCGCGTGGGCGCTCGAACACCTCGACCGCCCGCTCACCCTGGCCGACCTGGCCGGTCACGCCAGGACGAGCGTGCGCACCCTCAGCCGGCGCTTCCACGCGGAGACGGGGCTGAGCCCGCTCCAGTGGTTGCTGCACCGGCGCGTCGACCGGGCCAGGGAGCTGCTGGAGACCACCGGGCTGCCCATGGACCAGGTGGCCCGCGAGAGTGGTCTGGGGAGCGCGGACTCCCTCCGCAAGCACATGGTCGGCCGCTTCGGACTGACCCCCACGGCGTACCGCGCGAGCTTCAACAGAGCGGCTGCCGGGTCGTAG
- a CDS encoding SDR family NAD(P)-dependent oxidoreductase — MIRLSQAFAPVVHANGGGGIVDVLSDQSWFARPFPAAYAASKSAAWSYTNALRIDLREQATQVLGLHVGFLDTEFVAGLDVKKSDPRHIAGLTLDGLEAGDEEVLADAQARLVKNTLSAAKTSYLAPAEIA; from the coding sequence GTGATCCGGCTCAGCCAGGCGTTCGCTCCCGTCGTCCACGCCAACGGCGGGGGCGGGATCGTCGACGTCCTCTCGGACCAGTCCTGGTTCGCACGGCCGTTCCCGGCCGCCTACGCCGCGTCGAAGTCCGCCGCGTGGAGCTACACCAACGCGCTGCGCATCGACCTGAGGGAGCAGGCCACCCAGGTGCTGGGCCTCCATGTCGGCTTCCTGGACACGGAATTCGTCGCGGGCCTCGACGTGAAGAAGAGCGACCCCCGGCACATCGCCGGACTGACCCTCGACGGACTCGAAGCCGGCGACGAGGAGGTACTGGCCGACGCGCAGGCCCGGCTCGTCAAGAACACCCTCTCCGCCGCGAAGACCTCCTACCTGGCCCCGGCCGAGATCGCCTGA
- a CDS encoding serine/threonine-protein kinase: protein MGEVFAGRYELVDPIGRGGAGAVWRAWDHRRRRYVAAKVLQQSDAHALLRFVREQALRIDHPHVLAPASWSADDDKVLFTMDLVSGGSLAHVIGDYGPLPPQFVCTLLDQLLSGLAAVHAEGVVHRDIKPANILMEATGKARPHLRLSDFGIAMRKGEPRLTETDYVLGTPGYFAPEQMMGAEPDFPADLFAVGLVALYLLQGQKPDARALIEYFAAHGTPGAPQGIPEPLWQVLAGLLQPDPRVRFRTATGARKALAEAVELLPEPDSDDEPVEIFDQIGPLPSSFGPLGPLTAPPQDPPPDAGPGHGSMSETGSFHLPPPPVRHEHGPSSPQQSFPQPPQAQQQSATQPPQPPLPSIPPLQSYGAPPEASHAPTVSVQPAAVRPYEPALTAPYTARAPEVPPSHRRPVAHTRPGPPPKVTVPVLLLALACFAVGIWALTQT from the coding sequence ATGGGTGAGGTCTTCGCGGGGCGGTACGAACTGGTCGACCCGATCGGACGCGGGGGTGCGGGAGCCGTCTGGCGCGCCTGGGACCACCGGCGCCGCCGCTACGTCGCGGCGAAGGTCCTCCAGCAGAGCGACGCGCACGCCCTGCTGCGGTTCGTCAGGGAACAGGCCCTCAGGATCGACCACCCGCACGTCCTCGCCCCGGCCAGCTGGTCCGCGGACGACGACAAGGTGCTGTTCACCATGGATCTGGTGAGCGGCGGGTCATTGGCCCACGTCATAGGGGACTACGGTCCCCTTCCTCCCCAGTTCGTCTGCACCCTCCTCGACCAACTGCTCTCCGGCCTCGCCGCCGTACACGCGGAAGGCGTGGTCCACCGCGACATCAAACCGGCGAACATCCTGATGGAGGCCACCGGAAAGGCACGGCCCCATCTGCGCCTCTCCGATTTCGGCATCGCCATGCGCAAGGGCGAGCCGCGCCTGACCGAGACCGACTACGTGCTGGGGACCCCCGGCTATTTCGCACCCGAGCAGATGATGGGCGCCGAGCCCGATTTCCCCGCCGACCTCTTCGCCGTCGGCCTGGTCGCGCTCTACCTGTTGCAGGGTCAGAAGCCGGACGCCAGGGCCCTGATCGAGTACTTCGCCGCGCACGGCACCCCCGGGGCGCCGCAGGGCATCCCCGAGCCGCTGTGGCAGGTCCTGGCGGGCCTGCTCCAGCCGGACCCGCGGGTGCGGTTCCGTACGGCCACCGGCGCGCGCAAGGCGCTGGCGGAAGCGGTGGAACTGCTCCCGGAACCCGACAGCGACGACGAACCCGTCGAGATCTTCGACCAGATCGGCCCGCTCCCCTCCTCGTTCGGACCCTTGGGCCCGCTCACGGCCCCGCCGCAGGACCCCCCGCCGGACGCCGGGCCGGGCCACGGCTCGATGTCGGAGACCGGCAGCTTCCACCTCCCGCCCCCGCCGGTCCGGCACGAGCACGGGCCGTCGTCCCCCCAGCAGTCATTCCCCCAGCCGCCACAGGCCCAGCAGCAATCCGCCACCCAGCCCCCACAGCCACCACTCCCGTCCATCCCTCCGCTCCAGTCGTACGGGGCGCCGCCGGAGGCGTCCCACGCCCCGACGGTCTCCGTACAGCCGGCCGCCGTACGGCCGTACGAACCAGCCCTCACCGCTCCCTACACCGCTCGCGCCCCGGAGGTTCCCCCTTCTCACAGGCGTCCGGTGGCTCACACACGTCCGGGACCGCCCCCGAAGGTGACGGTCCCGGTGCTGCTGCTCGCGCTGGCGTGCTTCGCCGTGGGCATCTGGGCCCTGACACAGACCTGA
- a CDS encoding NAD-dependent epimerase has product MKSHVIVGRGAAASRTALLLAEDGERVRMISRTGGGPDHPLIDRVAADATDTDRLTGLTDGADTLFTTAAPPYHLWPEQFPVLSASLLTAVIRTGAAYVMLGNHYAYGPVSGPITPDLPLAATGPKGRARARAWEEAAASGVKVTEVRAAQFYGAGAFSVFSFLVQRQVLEGKLVLVPQELDLPHSYSAIGDTARTLVAVSRDDQAYGRAWHVPTSTLSVRDLAVRLAGLAGAPEPRMEELTERDLTLLAFTDPFWAEMNEVLTEPGHPFVIDYSETEKTFGVTATPPDDVLREVI; this is encoded by the coding sequence ATGAAATCTCATGTGATCGTGGGTCGCGGGGCCGCCGCGTCGAGGACCGCCCTGCTGCTGGCCGAGGACGGCGAGCGGGTACGGATGATCAGCCGGACCGGCGGCGGGCCGGACCACCCGCTCATCGACCGGGTCGCCGCGGACGCGACCGACACCGACCGGCTCACCGGGCTGACGGACGGGGCCGACACGCTGTTCACCACCGCCGCGCCGCCGTACCACCTCTGGCCCGAGCAGTTCCCGGTCCTGTCGGCGTCGCTGCTGACCGCGGTGATACGGACCGGGGCCGCGTACGTCATGCTCGGCAACCACTACGCGTACGGGCCCGTGAGCGGGCCGATCACGCCGGACCTCCCCCTGGCCGCGACCGGCCCCAAGGGGCGGGCCAGAGCGCGGGCCTGGGAGGAGGCCGCCGCCTCGGGGGTGAAGGTCACCGAGGTACGGGCCGCCCAGTTCTACGGCGCCGGCGCCTTCTCGGTGTTCAGCTTCCTGGTGCAGCGGCAGGTCCTGGAAGGAAAGCTGGTCCTGGTGCCGCAGGAACTCGACCTGCCCCACAGCTACTCGGCGATCGGCGACACCGCGCGCACGCTGGTCGCCGTGAGCCGCGACGACCAGGCGTACGGCCGGGCCTGGCACGTACCCACCTCGACCCTGTCGGTCCGGGACCTGGCCGTACGGCTCGCCGGACTCGCGGGGGCACCGGAACCGCGGATGGAGGAGCTGACCGAACGCGATCTGACCCTGCTCGCCTTCACCGATCCGTTCTGGGCCGAGATGAACGAAGTGCTCACCGAGCCCGGCCACCCGTTCGTCATCGACTACTCGGAGACCGAGAAGACGTTCGGCGTGACGGCCACCCCACCGGACGACGTGCTCCGGGAAGTGATCTAG
- a CDS encoding methyltransferase domain-containing protein yields MSQAPTTPVREVGSSAVAEGVGVAELVEVVEVVDYRLGSSGAEQERLLAQCELLRPAAAALLDTIPLPPQAKALDLGCGPLGVLDLLSERVGPAGSVTGLDTDHRMIGWARESVAELGLDNVDVRHEALAPAPAAEAVYDLAHCRLLLINTTHPRRILGSMAAAVRPGGWVAVQEFDWATWQCDPPHPAWSRLKALLTEVFGGDVHIGARLPGLLSEAGLTDVRATAHAYYWRPGDRYQTLLLSFARLFRDRLLEHTPLTSGELDSLTGALHEHLEQPRTTVRESLLVQAWGRKP; encoded by the coding sequence GTGAGCCAGGCGCCGACGACCCCCGTACGAGAAGTGGGATCTTCGGCGGTGGCCGAGGGTGTCGGGGTGGCTGAGCTGGTCGAGGTGGTCGAGGTGGTCGACTACCGGCTCGGGTCCTCGGGTGCCGAGCAGGAACGTCTCCTCGCGCAGTGCGAGCTTCTGCGGCCGGCCGCGGCCGCCCTCCTGGACACGATCCCCCTGCCCCCGCAGGCGAAGGCGCTCGATCTGGGGTGCGGCCCGCTGGGCGTCCTCGACCTCCTCAGCGAACGAGTCGGCCCCGCGGGGTCGGTCACCGGCCTCGACACCGATCACCGGATGATCGGCTGGGCCCGGGAGTCCGTCGCCGAACTCGGCCTCGACAACGTGGACGTCCGCCACGAGGCGCTGGCGCCCGCGCCGGCCGCCGAGGCGGTGTACGACCTGGCCCACTGCCGGCTGCTGCTGATCAACACGACGCATCCGCGCCGGATCCTCGGCTCGATGGCTGCCGCCGTCCGGCCCGGGGGGTGGGTCGCCGTCCAGGAGTTCGACTGGGCGACCTGGCAGTGCGACCCGCCCCACCCCGCGTGGAGCCGCCTCAAAGCCCTGCTCACCGAGGTCTTCGGAGGGGACGTCCACATCGGCGCGCGGCTGCCCGGCCTATTGAGTGAAGCGGGTCTTACGGATGTACGGGCCACCGCCCACGCCTACTACTGGCGGCCGGGTGACCGTTACCAGACCCTGCTCCTGTCCTTCGCCCGGCTCTTCCGCGACCGCCTCCTGGAGCACACCCCGCTCACGTCCGGGGAACTCGACTCCCTGACCGGCGCGCTCCACGAGCACCTTGAGCAGCCTCGTACCACGGTCCGCGAAAGCCTTCTTGTGCAGGCGTGGGGCCGCAAACCCTGA
- a CDS encoding helix-turn-helix domain-containing protein, whose translation MDAAQQESTARARELQRSWYGEPLGALFRRLIDDLGLNQARLAAVLGLSAPMLSQLMSGQRAKIGNPAVVQRVQSLQDLAAQVCDGSVSAGEATDRMDEIKKSQGGSVLTGTGQTTNSSGAPTVRRVVREIQSLLRSVAAAGDIIDAAAALAPTQPELAEFLRVYGAGRTAEAVAHYEAHQN comes from the coding sequence ATGGATGCCGCACAGCAGGAATCGACGGCCAGAGCCAGAGAACTCCAACGAAGTTGGTACGGAGAGCCGCTGGGGGCGCTCTTCCGCCGTCTCATCGACGATCTCGGCCTGAACCAGGCCAGGCTCGCCGCCGTTCTCGGCCTGTCGGCCCCGATGCTCTCCCAGCTGATGAGCGGCCAGCGCGCGAAGATCGGCAACCCCGCCGTCGTCCAGCGCGTCCAGTCCCTCCAGGACCTGGCGGCCCAGGTGTGCGACGGCAGCGTCAGCGCCGGGGAGGCCACCGACCGGATGGATGAGATCAAGAAGTCGCAGGGCGGCTCCGTCCTCACCGGCACCGGCCAGACGACCAACTCCTCGGGCGCCCCGACGGTGCGCCGGGTCGTCCGCGAGATCCAGTCGCTGCTGCGGTCGGTCGCGGCGGCCGGCGACATCATCGACGCGGCCGCCGCCCTCGCCCCCACCCAGCCCGAACTGGCAGAGTTCCTCCGGGTGTACGGCGCGGGGCGCACCGCCGAGGCGGTCGCCCACTACGAGGCGCACCAGAACTAG
- a CDS encoding DLW-39 family protein, producing the protein MKKLLLVALAAIGGLLVYRQIQADRAEQDLWTEATDSVPAGSGV; encoded by the coding sequence GTGAAGAAGCTTCTCTTGGTTGCACTGGCTGCCATCGGCGGGCTCCTCGTGTACCGCCAGATCCAGGCGGACCGCGCCGAGCAGGATCTGTGGACGGAGGCGACCGACTCCGTGCCCGCAGGTTCGGGTGTGTGA
- a CDS encoding DUF3566 domain-containing protein: protein MTDTRGQQPPFDTYGAEQPKPAAQPYHPPQAYPSPGGGTHVGGTGGTQGGQHGFTGAAAGAGGVAGAPASAVRLPRTGARTTPRTRKARLRVAKADPWSVMKVSFLLSIALGVCTVVAAAVLWMVMDAMGVFSTVGGTISEATGSNESNGFDLQSFLSLPRVLLFTSVIAVIDVVLATALSTLGAFIYNLSAGFVGGVELTLAEDE, encoded by the coding sequence GTGACGGACACCCGGGGGCAGCAGCCCCCGTTCGATACGTACGGCGCTGAGCAGCCGAAGCCGGCCGCGCAGCCTTATCACCCGCCACAGGCGTATCCCTCGCCGGGCGGCGGGACCCACGTCGGCGGGACCGGCGGGACGCAGGGCGGGCAGCACGGCTTCACGGGCGCCGCTGCCGGGGCCGGCGGTGTCGCCGGGGCGCCCGCCTCGGCGGTGCGTCTGCCGAGGACAGGGGCGCGTACGACCCCTCGTACACGCAAGGCGCGACTGCGGGTGGCGAAGGCCGATCCGTGGTCGGTGATGAAGGTCAGCTTCCTGCTCTCCATCGCGCTGGGCGTGTGCACGGTCGTCGCGGCGGCGGTGCTGTGGATGGTCATGGACGCCATGGGCGTCTTCTCGACGGTCGGCGGCACGATCAGCGAGGCCACGGGCTCCAACGAGTCCAACGGCTTCGACCTCCAGTCCTTCCTGTCGCTGCCGCGGGTGCTCCTCTTCACGTCGGTCATCGCGGTGATCGACGTGGTCCTGGCCACCGCGCTGTCGACGCTCGGCGCCTTCATCTACAACCTGTCGGCGGGCTTCGTGGGCGGCGTGGAGCTCACGCTCGCCGAGGACGAGTGA